The genome window AGATGGAACTGCATTTGCAGAAGGTTATATCTCTTTACCTATGCAATTAATCTTATTATTCGGATTACCATTCCCAGTGTTCTTTGGTGTTCTTGTAAACCAAAAAGATACAATCGATTACATGCTTCCAGGTATATTCGGTTGGGGATTCGACTTTGGAATATTAGGTCTTATAGGATTAATGGTATTCGTACTTGGAACTATCCTCATTGGATTTAAAGTATTAAAAATGTACAGACAAAAAAGAGAGAAAAACAATAAAAAATACTTAGGAAGAGAAGTATTATTAACAGGTGCATTAGCAGCATTCTGTTCACAAGCATTAATCGGATTATTCATCTTTAACAGATCCATCAACGGTATGGCATTGTTAACATTTATATTCTTAGGCACATTGATTTTAGCTAATGTTGTCTCATTAAAAACAAGATCATAAAGAGGTATTTGAATGAAAGCTTTAATTTTACTCGGATGTCCTGAAATTCCAGCACAAACTCCAATGGCAGTTTATGCTTCTAATAAATTAACAAAAATGGGTTATGATACAACAATTGCAGCTAATCCTGCAGCATCAAAATTAGTAAGAATATCTGACCCTGAAGAATTATATAACCTTAATTTAGTTGATTTGGAAAGAACTTTAGGCGAAATCAACGAAGGAGATTATGATTTACTTGTTGGTTTTGTACATAAAGATGCAGCAGCTTCATTTTTCGTAACATTTGACCAAATTCTCAATACAAAATCCCTTGCATTAGTATTCTCAAGAGATATGGATGAAATTGAAGAATTCGTCTCTATGATTGAAGAAAGTGGAAGCAATGCTTTAATTGCAGCTGTAAGAGCATTCCATAATCCTTCACCAATTAAAGTTAAATTTGATAAA of Methanobacteriaceae archaeon contains these proteins:
- a CDS encoding DUF1890 domain-containing protein; its protein translation is MKALILLGCPEIPAQTPMAVYASNKLTKMGYDTTIAANPAASKLVRISDPEELYNLNLVDLERTLGEINEGDYDLLVGFVHKDAAASFFVTFDQILNTKSLALVFSRDMDEIEEFVSMIEESGSNALIAAVRAFHNPSPIKVKFDKAIKEFE